The sequence CCTGACATCCCACGGAGTCACGATACTCGCCGATCAATTTATAAGTCAAATAGCCCGACAGAAACAGGTACTTATGCGTTCGTTCCCAAATCTCTGGCTGATGTTTCATGATCCAATTGGCCTCGCATTCTGAATGGGCAAATTGGACCGCGTAATCCATTTTTACCAAATGATAGACAAAATTAGCCAGCGGCCCGACCACTCGCTGCCGATCGATGCGCCGTTGATCCAACCAGTGGATTGCTGGACGCAACGGCTGGCCATCTTTATCCACATTAATTAGCGTGCTGCGTTGCGTGGTGAGGGTCACGCCCTTGATCTCTGGTCGCTTGCGACCACAGAGTTTCCATAATTGGCGACACGCGGCGCAGAGTTGATCCCAGTAATATTCGGCATCCTGTTCAGCCCAGCCAGGCCGCGGCGATTTGTACGGCTCGATTTCTATTTTCGACTTGAAGACCAGATTCCCATGAAAATCAAATAACATCGCGCGGACGCTTTGCGTACCACAGTCGATCGCCAGTATTGTTTCCATCAGACACTCACAATATTATCGATTTTGTTTATCAATAACAAACCCCTCATGTAGAAGCGATTTGAATTAAGGCCAATTGAGATTATCATGGGCATGAACGTTATTTGAGCATCGCCTGGCGCAATGCTTTCTGCCACCCGCTGAGTAATTGCTCACGTTGTTCATTGGACATTGCTGGTCGGAATTCACGATCGATCATCTTCAGTTGGGATAGTTCCTCGCTGCTTTCCCACATACCAACCTTTAATCCTGCCATAAAAGCGACCCCCAGCGATGTCGATTCAATGATGGCTGGACGGACTACGGGCATATTCAGGATATCGGCTTGAAACTGAAGCAAAAAATTGTTATCAACGGCTCCACCATCTACGGCTAACTTCTCAGCCATCATGCCCGTTTCGGCCGCCATCGCGGTCAGCACATCATAGCTCTGATAGGCCATTGCCTCCAACGCTGCGCGAACGATGTGATTGCGATTGGCGCCGCGGGTCAAACCGACAATCACCCCCCTCGCTTGCATATCCCAATGTGGAGCGCCCAACCCCACAAAAGCGGGAACCATATAAACCCCCGCATTGTCCGGAACCGCGAGTGCCGCGGCTTCGCTCTCTTTCGATGTCTGGATGATCCGCAACTCATCCCTTAGCCATTGGATCGCCGCCCCAGCGATGAATACCGAGCCCTCCAACGCGTAACATGGCGAACCATCCCCCGCTACGGCCAGGGTAGTTAACATGCCCTTATTCGAAAAAATCGCCTCATCCCCAGTGTTCATCAGCAGGAAACAGCCCGTCCCGTAAGTGTTTTTGATTTGTCCCGGTGAAAAACAGGCCTGCCCGAAGAGCGCTGCCTGCTGATCCCCAGCTACCCCATAGATCGGCACACCAACCAGCGGACCGATCGCTGTCACTCGACCGTAATCATCAATGGACCGTCTCACCGCCGGTAAAATGTGGAGCGGAATGTTCAACAATTGACACAATTCCTCGTCCCATCGTTTTTCGATAATGTTGAAGATCATGGTCCTGGAGGCATTGGTATAGTCGGTCGCATGAACCTGACCATCGGTTAATTTCCAGATCAACCAGCTATCGATCGTCCCGAACAGCAGATCTTCAATTCGATGCCCAGCCGCATGCTCCAACAACCATTTGATTTTCGTTCCGCTGAAATATGCATCGACAGGAAGACCTGTTTTGCGCCGAACCAGCTCTTCTTTCGGTTTCAATCGCTCACAAACATCCGCAGTACGCCGGCATTGCCAAACAATTGCATGATGGATCGGTTGTCCTGTGGTCCGATCCCAGATCACTGTCGTTTCGCGCTGATTGGTGATCCCAATCGCAGCAATTCCGCCGGTGTTTCGAGCACATAATTCCTGAACAGTATCGATGACCGTCTGCCAGATCTCCATTGCATCATGCTCAACCCAACCTGGCTTGGGATAAATCTGCCGAAATGACCGATCCGATTTATCCACCATTCGCCCCTTTTCATCATATAACACTGCCCGCGTCCCGGTCGTCCCCTGATCAATTGCTAAAATATACATCCAAACCCTCACAATTTATTCCGTCAATCCTCCATCAGCCGTTCTCTCGCTACTCCGCTCCTTCCCCACTGATCACTGATCACTGATTACTGATCACTGATTACTGATCACTGATTACTGATCACTGATCACTGATTACTGCTCCCTACTCATTAGCACCTTTTTTCGATCCAGCTCGCAATATCATTCAGGACTTTTTCTTTCTCTGGCTCGTTCATCACTTCATGATAAAATCCTTCGTAAAGCTTCAATTCCTTATCGCTGGACTGCGCCCGCTCGTACAATTGCTTGCTACCAGTTATATCTGCCAGACGATCGGCCGTTCCGTGAAGGATCAATAACGGCAATTGGATCGCTTCCATCTGTCGCTGAATGAGTTGGGTGGCCCGATTGATCTCAGCCCCGGTTCTAGCCCGAATACCACCGCGATAGTTCAACGGATCGGTGTCATACTTATGAACCACCTCTGGATCTCGCGAAATGGCACTGCTATCTAATTTAATGGTCGGGAGATTTGGCAGCAATTTGCCGATAATTGCCGATAGTTTGATTAACACCGGTGATATATCATCGCTGATTTTCAAGGCTGGGGCGCTCAGGATCAGACCACGAATGGCTGGTTGTCGACTTACTACCAACAGGCTGGCGATAAGTCCTCCCATACTATGACCCAATACAAAGATCGGCAACCCGGAGTAGCGCTGCATCAGCCGCTGCAACATCAAATGTGCATCCGCAATATAATCATCAAAGCGCTTCACATACGTTTTGCTTCCAGGACTTGATGACTGGCCATGACCTCGAAGATCGAAGCCCTCTACTGCAATCCCACGTCCCGCGAGAAACTCGCCCACATGAACATACCGGCCACTGTGCTCGGCCAGTCCGTGAACGATCATCGTCACTGCTTTCGTCTCCACTCCATCTGGCCGCCAACTTCGGGTGAATAACGTCAAACCATCTTCGCTCTGCAAACGACCCTCGGCATATTGTGACATTCTTCTCCTCCCTCATTTCACTTCGATACGAAAAATCGCTGCGTGCAAGCAACGTCGGTTCACCGAACAATGACCCTTCTTAATCAGGCAAAACAAATCTGATCCCCAATGCATCAGAAGAAACCACCAGACCGAAATGATTCCTCGATCGACTTTCCGAAAATCAAAATCTTTTTCATCCATTGACATTTTGTATTGTAATTTGCCGCTAATATAGCAAAAAGAGCTAAGATTGTCAAGCAGGAAAATTCCAATATCATGCAGAAATAACTTAGAGATCCTCGTAGCTGATCTCAGTCGCCCCGATCGCTCATATTGTCCGTGAGTTCAAATATTACGTGCAACTGTTAGAGGCAATGAACATCCATCTCAATTAATACTCCGACTTAATTGAGTTGCGAGCCGAAACAAAACCGAACTAACAGGAGCACTGGATGGGCTATAAATAGTAGACTTTTGAACAACGAGTTGAGACTCAGGCCTATCTTAGAAATTGGTTTAGAATTTTGCCAAGTTATTCCCCACATCAGACTGCTTCTCTGGAACTCAAACATTCCACAGGCTTGAAAGGTTATCGTTCTCATTAAGCCCAGCTGCGGGTGGCAGCGCGTTGCTTCATGACAGCGTAAACCGTTCGTTTCACTGACGCCGCCAATGAACGAGTGGTGTTTTATCTAAGCAAAGACTGGAGTCCCCTGCAAAACTCGGGTTATT comes from candidate division KSB1 bacterium and encodes:
- the glpK gene encoding glycerol kinase GlpK — translated: MYILAIDQGTTGTRAVLYDEKGRMVDKSDRSFRQIYPKPGWVEHDAMEIWQTVIDTVQELCARNTGGIAAIGITNQRETTVIWDRTTGQPIHHAIVWQCRRTADVCERLKPKEELVRRKTGLPVDAYFSGTKIKWLLEHAAGHRIEDLLFGTIDSWLIWKLTDGQVHATDYTNASRTMIFNIIEKRWDEELCQLLNIPLHILPAVRRSIDDYGRVTAIGPLVGVPIYGVAGDQQAALFGQACFSPGQIKNTYGTGCFLLMNTGDEAIFSNKGMLTTLAVAGDGSPCYALEGSVFIAGAAIQWLRDELRIIQTSKESEAAALAVPDNAGVYMVPAFVGLGAPHWDMQARGVIVGLTRGANRNHIVRAALEAMAYQSYDVLTAMAAETGMMAEKLAVDGGAVDNNFLLQFQADILNMPVVRPAIIESTSLGVAFMAGLKVGMWESSEELSQLKMIDREFRPAMSNEQREQLLSGWQKALRQAMLK
- a CDS encoding lysophospholipase; its protein translation is MSQYAEGRLQSEDGLTLFTRSWRPDGVETKAVTMIVHGLAEHSGRYVHVGEFLAGRGIAVEGFDLRGHGQSSSPGSKTYVKRFDDYIADAHLMLQRLMQRYSGLPIFVLGHSMGGLIASLLVVSRQPAIRGLILSAPALKISDDISPVLIKLSAIIGKLLPNLPTIKLDSSAISRDPEVVHKYDTDPLNYRGGIRARTGAEINRATQLIQRQMEAIQLPLLILHGTADRLADITGSKQLYERAQSSDKELKLYEGFYHEVMNEPEKEKVLNDIASWIEKRC